The following proteins are co-located in the Toxotes jaculatrix isolate fToxJac2 chromosome 9, fToxJac2.pri, whole genome shotgun sequence genome:
- the LOC121187183 gene encoding histone H2A, translating to MSGRGKKAVPKPKSSVSRSSRAGITFPVGRIHRLLRRGNYAERVGTGSAVYLSAVLEYLCAEILELAGNASRDNKKQRIAPRHILLAVKNDEELNKLLAGVTISEGGVIPNIQASLLPKKTKTPREDSSAKDVQSQEF from the coding sequence ATGTCTGGCCGTGGGAAGAAAGCTGTACCCAAACCAAAATCGTCAGTATCCCGGTCTTCCCGAGCAGGGATCACTTTCCCAGTGGGCCGCATCCACAGGCTGCTCAGGAGAGGCAACTATGCCGAGCGAGTCGGCACTGGCTCCGCAGTGTACCTCTCAGCAGTCCTGGAGTACCTCTGTGCTGAAATCCTGGAGCTGGCAGGAAATGCTAGCCGTGACAACAAAAAGCAACGAATTGCGCCTCGCCACATCTTGTTGGCTGTGAAAAATGATGAAGAACTCAACAAGCTGCTGGCAGGGGTGACAATCTCAGAGGGTGGTGTCATCCCAAATATCCAGGCAAGCCTTCTCCCCAAGAAGACAAAGACACCCAGGGAAGATAGTTCTGCTAAAGATGTTCAGTCTCAAGAGTTTTAA